In Microbacterium galbinum, a single window of DNA contains:
- a CDS encoding Sir2 family NAD-dependent protein deacetylase — MTTIADDELRLRIEKAADLLRGRRIALLTGAGVSTDSGIPAYRGEGATPRSNPMTIQTYLGDEAARRRYWVGGHLGWRAFARADPNPGHRALAEMESAGVVSGVITQNVDGLHLRAGSSHVIEVHGTMRRVLCLHCGQVFDRRDVAGQIEELNPWITVPENVPLAPDGDVLPESIEGFVIPRCTVCDGMLKPDVVFFGEYVPQDRFRAAESLLRSSTAMIVAGSSLVVNSGVRLVERARRRSIPLIIVNREPTRADAWADVTIAAGTSDVLPALQELLS; from the coding sequence GTGACCACGATCGCAGACGACGAGCTCCGGCTCCGCATCGAGAAGGCGGCCGACCTCCTGCGAGGTCGACGCATCGCCCTCCTCACGGGCGCGGGCGTCTCGACGGACTCGGGGATCCCCGCCTATCGCGGCGAGGGCGCCACGCCGCGGAGCAACCCGATGACGATCCAGACCTACCTCGGCGACGAGGCCGCGCGGCGGCGCTACTGGGTCGGCGGTCATCTCGGATGGCGCGCGTTCGCCCGCGCCGATCCGAACCCGGGGCACCGTGCGCTCGCGGAGATGGAGTCCGCCGGCGTCGTCAGCGGTGTGATCACGCAGAACGTCGACGGTCTGCACCTGCGAGCCGGGAGTTCGCACGTGATCGAGGTGCACGGCACGATGCGCCGCGTGCTGTGCCTGCACTGCGGACAGGTCTTCGACCGCCGCGACGTCGCCGGGCAGATCGAAGAACTCAACCCCTGGATCACGGTGCCGGAGAACGTGCCGCTCGCGCCGGACGGCGATGTTCTCCCCGAGAGCATCGAGGGTTTCGTGATCCCCCGATGCACCGTCTGCGACGGCATGCTCAAGCCCGATGTCGTGTTCTTCGGCGAGTACGTTCCGCAGGACCGCTTCCGCGCCGCGGAGTCCCTGCTGCGGTCGAGCACGGCGATGATCGTCGCCGGCTCCTCCCTCGTCGTGAACTCCGGCGTGCGGCTCGTCGAGCGCGCGCGCCGCCGCAGCATCCCCCTGATCATCGTCAACCGCGAGCCGACCCGCGCGGATGCCTGGGCCGATGTCACCATCGCCGCCGGCACCAGCGACGTGCTCCCCGCCCTGCAGGAGCTTCTCTCGTGA
- a CDS encoding TrmH family RNA methyltransferase translates to MDILHIDSSTDPRLDEYRSLTDTALRSIREPAGGLYIAESSKVIERAIRAGHSPRSVLVQERRLDGIRSIVAGFDVPVYVVPDDVAEAVTGFAVHRGAIASMHRPPLPSVAETLGEQKNARSRIAILEGLADHTNIGALFRSAAALGVDAILISPDCSDPLYRRAVRVSMGTVFQVPWTRIPEWPTGIHELQDAGYVVAGMTLGEGAITLDDLVAEDHDRLALVFGTEGHGITPATDAILDRRVTIPMMGGVDSLNVAAASAVAFYATR, encoded by the coding sequence ATGGACATCCTGCACATCGACTCGTCGACGGACCCGCGACTCGACGAATACCGGTCGCTCACCGACACGGCCCTGCGGAGCATCCGGGAACCGGCCGGCGGACTGTACATCGCCGAGTCGTCGAAGGTGATCGAGCGCGCGATCCGTGCGGGGCATTCGCCGAGGTCGGTGCTGGTGCAGGAGCGGCGGCTCGACGGCATCCGCAGCATCGTCGCCGGGTTCGACGTGCCCGTGTACGTGGTGCCCGACGACGTCGCCGAGGCGGTCACCGGGTTCGCTGTCCATCGCGGGGCGATCGCGTCGATGCACCGTCCGCCCCTGCCGTCGGTCGCCGAGACCCTGGGCGAGCAGAAGAACGCTCGGTCGCGCATCGCGATCCTCGAGGGGCTCGCCGACCACACGAACATCGGGGCGCTTTTCCGGTCAGCCGCGGCGCTCGGCGTCGACGCGATCCTCATCTCGCCGGACTGCTCGGACCCGCTGTACCGCCGCGCGGTGCGCGTCTCGATGGGCACCGTGTTCCAGGTGCCCTGGACGCGGATCCCGGAGTGGCCCACGGGTATCCATGAACTGCAGGATGCCGGCTACGTCGTCGCGGGCATGACGCTGGGCGAGGGAGCGATCACTCTCGACGACCTCGTCGCCGAGGATCATGACAGGCTCGCGCTGGTGTTCGGCACCGAGGGCCATGGCATCACGCCCGCCACCGACGCGATCCTCGACCGCCGGGTGACGATCCCGATGATGGGGGGCGTGGATTCCCTCAACGTGGCCGCCGCATCGGCGGTCGCTTTCTACGCGACCCGTTAG
- a CDS encoding DEAD/DEAH box helicase, translating into MLSPSFPQRAPWGTANKLRAWQQEALEQYFAADQRDFLVAATPGAGKTTFALTLAVELMRTGEVNRIIVVAPTEHLKTQWADAAARVHIRLDPRFRNSDWAPARHYHGAVVTYAQVAAKSSVHRHLTEDAKTLVILDEVHHGGDALSWGDAIRDAYGPAKRRLLLSGTPFRSDTAPIPFVEYHPDESGARISRTDYNYGYGRALADGVVRPVLFHMYAGKMRWRTTSGDELETHLGQDNTKDVTSQAWRTALDPEGEWMPAVLSAADRRLTEIRHHVPDAGGLVLATDQTVARAYAKILHSITGQQATIVLSDDATASERIEKFSAGDQRWMVAVRMVSEGVDVPRLAVGVYATSSSTPLFFAQAIGRFVRARRRGEAASVFLPQVPVLMGLANEMDKQRDHALDRQSKDDDGLEDSLLESANREEETSDALTQEFSYQALSSVAHFDRVVFEGQEFGQLAEPGTPEEEEFIGFPGLLEPEHVHELLMQRQSRQSRLREAREASAGPTETTTLPPPLHRTLKEQRQLLNSLVGLYARQKGEPHGAVHAELRRICGGPAVAQATVTQLQSRIEILRKRVRS; encoded by the coding sequence ATGCTCTCTCCGTCCTTCCCACAGCGCGCCCCCTGGGGAACCGCGAACAAGCTGCGCGCCTGGCAGCAGGAGGCGCTCGAACAGTACTTCGCCGCCGACCAGAGGGACTTCCTCGTGGCCGCGACGCCGGGCGCCGGAAAGACCACCTTCGCCCTCACCCTCGCGGTCGAACTCATGCGCACGGGCGAGGTCAATCGCATCATCGTCGTCGCCCCCACCGAGCACCTCAAGACGCAGTGGGCCGATGCCGCGGCACGGGTGCACATCCGTCTCGATCCGCGCTTCCGCAACAGCGACTGGGCGCCGGCACGGCACTATCACGGAGCGGTCGTGACCTACGCGCAGGTCGCGGCGAAGTCGTCCGTGCACCGGCACCTGACCGAAGACGCCAAGACGCTGGTGATCCTCGACGAGGTGCACCATGGCGGCGACGCGCTCAGCTGGGGCGACGCGATCCGCGACGCCTACGGCCCCGCGAAGCGGCGGCTCCTGCTCTCCGGCACGCCGTTCCGCAGCGACACCGCACCGATCCCGTTCGTGGAGTACCACCCCGACGAATCCGGCGCGCGCATCTCTCGCACCGACTACAACTACGGCTACGGCCGCGCCCTCGCCGACGGTGTCGTGCGTCCCGTGCTCTTCCACATGTACGCGGGCAAGATGCGCTGGCGCACGACGTCGGGCGACGAGCTCGAGACGCACCTCGGGCAGGACAACACCAAGGACGTCACCTCGCAGGCCTGGCGCACGGCGCTCGATCCCGAGGGCGAGTGGATGCCGGCGGTGCTCTCCGCCGCCGATCGCCGCCTCACCGAGATCCGTCACCACGTGCCGGATGCGGGTGGTCTGGTGCTCGCGACCGATCAGACGGTCGCCCGTGCCTACGCCAAGATCCTGCACAGCATCACCGGCCAGCAGGCGACGATCGTGCTCTCCGACGACGCCACCGCCTCGGAGCGCATCGAGAAGTTCAGCGCGGGCGACCAGCGCTGGATGGTGGCCGTCCGGATGGTGTCGGAGGGCGTCGACGTGCCGCGCCTCGCGGTCGGCGTGTATGCGACCTCGTCGTCGACGCCGCTGTTCTTCGCGCAGGCGATCGGTCGATTCGTGCGCGCGCGTCGTCGGGGCGAGGCGGCCAGCGTCTTCCTCCCGCAGGTGCCCGTGCTCATGGGCCTCGCGAACGAGATGGACAAGCAGCGCGACCACGCGCTCGACCGGCAGTCGAAGGACGACGACGGCCTCGAGGACTCCCTGCTCGAGAGCGCCAACCGCGAGGAGGAGACCTCCGACGCGCTCACTCAGGAGTTCAGCTATCAGGCGCTGTCGTCCGTCGCTCACTTCGACCGTGTCGTGTTCGAAGGCCAGGAGTTCGGGCAGTTGGCCGAGCCCGGCACCCCCGAAGAAGAGGAGTTCATCGGGTTCCCCGGCCTCCTCGAGCCCGAGCACGTGCACGAGCTGCTCATGCAGCGGCAGTCCCGGCAATCGCGGCTGCGCGAGGCGCGTGAAGCCTCGGCCGGCCCGACCGAGACGACGACCCTCCCGCCGCCTCTGCACCGCACCCTCAAGGAGCAGCGTCAGCTCCTCAACAGCCTGGTCGGTCTCTACGCGCGGCAGAAGGGCGAACCGCACGGCGCGGTGCACGCCGAGCTGCGCCGGATCTGCGGGGGGCCGGCGGTCGCGCAGGCCACCGTCACCCAGTTGCAGTCCCGGATCGAGATCCTCCGCAAGCGCGTACGCTCCTGA
- a CDS encoding ATP-binding protein: MRIVVSGTHASGKSTLIADFLGLHPGVDHLPDPFEVLGEGQDDPGPASFLAQLTISARRLVSLDPHERVIAERGPLDFLAYLRAWEDLGRGSVPAEVLGRAEAVSADAMRDVDMVATLPLNAHDRIWVHDEEDPALRSAMDAALLEIYDDRDLRGDRATVIELTGDREARLSALATAVGALDSASGLG, translated from the coding sequence GTGCGCATCGTCGTCTCCGGCACGCATGCGAGCGGCAAGAGCACTCTGATCGCGGACTTCCTCGGCCTCCATCCGGGCGTCGATCATCTCCCCGATCCGTTCGAGGTGCTCGGCGAGGGGCAGGACGATCCCGGGCCGGCGTCGTTCCTCGCCCAGCTGACGATCAGCGCCCGACGGCTCGTCTCGCTCGACCCGCACGAACGCGTGATCGCGGAGCGCGGCCCGCTCGACTTCCTCGCCTATCTTCGGGCCTGGGAAGACCTGGGCCGGGGAAGTGTGCCGGCAGAGGTCCTCGGGCGCGCCGAGGCGGTCTCCGCCGACGCGATGCGGGATGTGGACATGGTCGCGACTCTGCCGTTGAACGCGCACGACCGCATCTGGGTGCACGACGAGGAGGATCCCGCGCTGCGCTCCGCGATGGATGCCGCCCTCCTCGAGATCTACGACGATCGCGACCTGCGCGGAGATCGCGCGACGGTCATCGAGCTCACCGGGGATCGGGAGGCTCGGCTCAGCGCGCTCGCAACTGCGGTCGGCGCCCTCGACAGCGCCTCGGGCCTCGGCTAA
- a CDS encoding phosphodiester glycosidase family protein — MDTAHDTPSRPRRRRGRRPVIASAVVAALALGGGGIWAADRYLIEHVAISDVSSYEAAQSTTDDAVTTTTNGETTDTSYTSDQAGITLSTVTTGSGTDTVTYYVADVTLTDATALRSAFAGDAYGTNITETTSSIAADHDAIFAINGDYYGFRDTGIVIRNGVVYRDDGARDGLAFYQDGHVEVYDETATTADELIADGVWNTLSFGPAIVEDGSVLAGIEDVEVDTNFGNHSIQGEQPRTAVGVIDDNHLVFVVVDGRDEGYSRGVTMTELADIMVSLGATTAYNLDGGGSSTLYFDGEVVNQPSNGGERGTSDILYIAGSGS; from the coding sequence ATGGACACCGCACACGACACCCCTTCCCGCCCGCGTCGACGCCGAGGCCGACGCCCGGTCATCGCCTCCGCCGTCGTCGCCGCACTCGCCCTCGGCGGCGGGGGAATCTGGGCCGCGGATCGCTACCTCATCGAACACGTCGCGATCAGTGACGTCTCGTCCTACGAGGCGGCGCAGAGCACGACGGATGACGCGGTCACGACGACGACCAACGGTGAGACGACCGACACCTCGTACACCTCCGATCAGGCCGGCATCACGCTGTCGACCGTCACCACCGGATCCGGCACCGACACGGTCACGTACTACGTGGCCGATGTCACGCTGACGGATGCGACGGCGCTGCGCTCCGCTTTCGCCGGTGATGCGTACGGGACGAACATCACCGAGACGACGAGCTCCATCGCAGCGGACCACGACGCGATCTTCGCGATCAACGGCGACTACTACGGGTTCCGTGACACCGGCATCGTCATCCGCAACGGGGTCGTCTACCGCGATGACGGAGCGCGCGACGGGCTGGCCTTCTACCAGGACGGGCACGTCGAGGTGTACGACGAGACCGCGACCACCGCGGATGAGCTCATCGCCGACGGTGTCTGGAACACCCTGTCCTTCGGGCCGGCGATCGTCGAGGACGGATCGGTACTCGCCGGCATCGAGGACGTCGAGGTCGACACGAACTTCGGCAATCACTCGATCCAGGGCGAGCAGCCGCGCACCGCCGTCGGCGTGATCGACGACAACCACCTCGTCTTCGTCGTCGTCGATGGGCGCGATGAGGGCTACAGTCGCGGGGTCACCATGACGGAGCTCGCCGACATCATGGTGTCGCTCGGCGCAACGACGGCTTACAACCTCGATGGCGGAGGATCGTCCACCCTGTACTTCGACGGCGAGGTCGTCAACCAGCCGTCCAACGGCGGCGAGCGCGGAACGAGCGACATCCTCTACATCGCGGGGAGCGGCTCGTGA
- a CDS encoding DUF4956 domain-containing protein, producing the protein MASIVMIAADLVAIAILALGIYFTRHRRRDLLVAFVGVNVGVLAVAVVLSGATVALGLGLGLFGVLSIIRLRSSEISQREVAYYFASLALGLIAGLSTDVSPTALGLMALIIVALYVADHPRALARSRHLTISVDRAYTDEHALASHLERVLGGPVRQLTVLQIDLVNDTTLVDVRYRASASVEVGAALSGARR; encoded by the coding sequence ATGGCCAGCATCGTCATGATCGCCGCCGACCTCGTCGCCATCGCGATCCTCGCCCTCGGCATCTACTTCACCCGACACCGTCGCCGCGACCTCCTCGTCGCGTTCGTCGGCGTCAACGTCGGTGTGCTCGCCGTCGCCGTCGTGCTCTCGGGAGCGACGGTAGCGCTGGGCCTCGGACTGGGGCTGTTCGGCGTGCTGTCGATCATCCGCCTGCGCTCCTCGGAGATCTCGCAGCGCGAGGTCGCCTACTATTTCGCCTCGCTCGCCCTCGGACTGATCGCGGGACTCTCCACGGATGTGTCCCCGACGGCCCTCGGCCTGATGGCGCTCATCATCGTCGCGCTGTACGTCGCCGACCACCCGCGGGCCCTCGCGCGCTCGCGGCACCTCACGATCTCCGTCGACCGCGCGTACACCGACGAGCACGCGCTCGCGTCGCACCTGGAGCGCGTGCTCGGCGGTCCCGTGAGGCAGCTCACGGTGCTGCAGATCGATCTGGTCAACGACACGACGCTCGTCGATGTGCGCTACCGCGCATCCGCGTCCGTCGAGGTCGGCGCCGCGCTGAGCGGAGCCCGCCGATGA
- a CDS encoding VIT1/CCC1 transporter family protein, translating into MTAPLAAEPTAADRRRWARYLVEERAEGTVYQRLAARRTGEERDILLRLADAERRHEQHWLDLLGGEPARLPRAGVRSRLLGWMAGRFGSIFVLALAQSAEARSPYDAEQYATPAMRADEKVHSEVVRGLAARGRRRLSGSFRAAVFGANDGLVSNLALVLGIGATGVSSGFVLFSGIAGLLAGALSMGAGEFVSVRSQRELLAATEANEDAAASAHDLDIDENELALVYRARGADPEEALAKARRIVTAAQAGVRRTATGPIRTHGDVSEVVGSDWTAAISSFLLFASGAIIPVLPWIFGLQGAAAVIVALVLVGIALLSTGAMVGILSGGPPLRRALRQLAIGFGAAAITYLLGLLFGVGAV; encoded by the coding sequence ATGACCGCTCCGCTCGCCGCCGAACCCACGGCCGCCGACCGTCGCCGCTGGGCGCGCTACCTCGTGGAGGAGCGCGCCGAGGGAACGGTGTATCAGCGTCTCGCGGCGCGCCGGACGGGGGAGGAGCGCGACATCCTGCTGCGCCTCGCCGATGCCGAACGGCGCCACGAGCAGCACTGGCTCGACCTCCTCGGCGGGGAACCGGCTCGCCTGCCCCGCGCCGGAGTCCGCTCGCGGCTGCTGGGATGGATGGCCGGGCGCTTCGGCTCGATCTTCGTCCTCGCGCTCGCGCAGAGCGCCGAGGCGCGGTCGCCCTATGACGCGGAGCAGTATGCGACTCCGGCCATGCGTGCCGACGAGAAGGTGCACTCCGAGGTGGTGCGCGGTCTCGCCGCCCGTGGTCGCCGCCGTCTGTCGGGGTCGTTCCGAGCCGCGGTGTTCGGTGCCAACGACGGACTCGTCAGCAACCTCGCGCTGGTGCTGGGCATCGGGGCGACCGGAGTCAGTTCCGGGTTCGTGCTCTTCAGCGGGATCGCCGGTCTCCTCGCGGGCGCGCTGTCGATGGGGGCGGGGGAGTTCGTCTCCGTGCGGTCCCAGCGCGAGCTCCTCGCGGCGACCGAGGCGAACGAGGATGCCGCGGCATCCGCTCACGATCTCGACATCGACGAGAACGAACTCGCCCTGGTGTACCGCGCCCGCGGCGCGGACCCCGAGGAGGCCCTCGCGAAGGCGCGCCGCATCGTGACGGCGGCCCAGGCGGGGGTGCGGCGCACGGCGACCGGGCCCATTCGCACCCACGGCGACGTGAGCGAGGTCGTCGGCAGCGACTGGACCGCTGCGATCTCGAGCTTCCTGTTGTTCGCCTCCGGAGCGATCATTCCCGTGCTCCCGTGGATCTTCGGTCTGCAGGGTGCCGCAGCCGTTATCGTCGCGCTCGTGCTGGTGGGCATCGCGCTGCTGAGCACGGGTGCCATGGTCGGCATCCTCTCGGGAGGACCGCCGCTGCGCCGGGCCCTGCGCCAACTGGCGATCGGGTTCGGCGCCGCGGCGATCACCTATCTGCTCGGTCTGCTGTTCGGCGTGGGCGCGGTCTAG
- a CDS encoding polyphosphate polymerase domain-containing protein → MTPPTLAPIGLDELVAEAALLTRVDRKYVLSSVEAETVLAALPRDTRVLTIDGRTAFAYESHYFDTPDLLSYRLAALGRRRRFKLRTRSYVDTADAFLELKTRGARSTTVKERIDYDFDARDALSPDGLAYASEGLRPLGLADASELELQATLATRYQRTTLLAPDGGGRATVDAALAWELADGTRMRTPGLVIIETKSGLRTGDLDRLLWRHDIRPSSISKYGTGLAAMRPDLPSNKWTRVLRRSVLPAATAA, encoded by the coding sequence ATGACTCCCCCGACGCTCGCCCCCATCGGACTGGACGAACTCGTGGCCGAGGCCGCCCTCCTCACCCGTGTGGATCGCAAGTACGTGCTCTCGTCGGTGGAGGCAGAGACGGTGCTGGCCGCGCTGCCGCGCGACACCAGGGTGCTGACGATCGACGGCCGAACGGCATTCGCCTACGAGTCGCACTACTTCGACACGCCCGACCTGCTCAGCTACCGCCTGGCCGCGCTGGGCCGGCGCCGCCGCTTCAAACTGCGCACGCGCAGTTACGTCGACACCGCCGACGCCTTCCTCGAGCTGAAGACCCGCGGGGCCCGCAGCACGACGGTCAAGGAACGCATCGATTACGACTTCGACGCGCGCGATGCGCTCAGCCCCGACGGGCTCGCGTACGCCTCCGAGGGTCTCCGCCCTCTCGGGCTCGCCGACGCCTCCGAGCTCGAACTGCAGGCGACCCTCGCGACGCGCTATCAGCGGACGACGCTCCTGGCGCCCGACGGCGGCGGCCGCGCCACGGTCGATGCCGCACTCGCGTGGGAGCTCGCCGACGGAACCCGTATGCGCACCCCGGGCCTCGTCATCATCGAGACGAAGTCCGGGCTGCGCACCGGCGATCTCGATCGGCTGCTGTGGCGCCACGACATCCGCCCCTCGAGCATCAGCAAATACGGCACCGGCCTCGCCGCGATGCGCCCCGACCTGCCCTCGAACAAGTGGACGCGCGTACTCCGGCGCAGCGTCCTGCCCGCGGCGACCGCCGCCTGA
- a CDS encoding histidine phosphatase family protein, whose product MTLLTLVRHGQTDWNLARRIQGSTDIPLNDTGRADARWAAEQLADGVHHTIYASPLKRAHETAEIIAAELGLDAPALDADLREREFGEGEGMLVADYLETYGDWDAEVPGAETLQGVADRALRALDRIALDARRRSAPLAESVIVVAHGGVIRSLIDHVSGGTLPRVGDIIRNGSATRFEASPGSLRLLEETVLL is encoded by the coding sequence GTGACTCTGCTCACCCTCGTCCGCCACGGCCAGACCGACTGGAACCTGGCCCGCCGTATCCAGGGATCGACCGACATCCCGCTGAACGACACCGGCCGGGCCGATGCCCGATGGGCGGCGGAACAGCTCGCGGACGGCGTGCACCACACCATCTACGCGAGCCCACTGAAGCGAGCCCATGAGACGGCGGAGATCATCGCGGCGGAACTCGGACTCGACGCTCCCGCACTCGATGCGGATCTGCGCGAGCGCGAGTTCGGCGAGGGCGAGGGCATGCTCGTCGCCGACTATCTCGAGACCTACGGCGACTGGGACGCCGAGGTCCCCGGCGCCGAGACGCTCCAGGGTGTGGCTGATCGAGCGCTCAGGGCGCTCGATCGGATCGCCCTCGATGCGCGTCGCCGTTCGGCTCCCCTTGCGGAGTCCGTCATCGTGGTCGCGCACGGTGGCGTGATCCGCTCGCTGATCGACCACGTCTCGGGAGGCACGCTCCCCCGCGTCGGCGACATCATCCGCAACGGCTCCGCAACGCGGTTCGAGGCGTCCCCGGGTTCGCTGCGCCTGCTCGAAGAGACCGTTCTGCTCTGA
- a CDS encoding SGNH/GDSL hydrolase family protein translates to MTDQDSTRTPYVPNESVHPWRRFVAIGDSFTEGIGDPDPTNPGGHRGWADRVAEVLAAQVDDFAYANLAVRGKLISQIVHDQIEPAVALHPDLVSICAGGNDVIRPGTDPDAIAAQLEDAVTRLASTGAAVLLFTGVDTAFTPVFRGFRGKVAIYNENVRAIAERHDCIVADQWALKVVQDMRFFDDDRLHYNSLGHHEVARMVLRALNVPNDLESLQPEPLPIRTWREARGEDLGWAREHLVPWVLRRLRHQSSGDHIAAKRPEPSPIIFPDSH, encoded by the coding sequence ATGACAGACCAGGATTCGACCCGGACCCCCTACGTCCCCAACGAGTCGGTGCACCCGTGGCGTCGTTTCGTCGCCATCGGGGATTCCTTCACCGAGGGCATCGGCGACCCCGATCCCACGAACCCCGGGGGCCATCGCGGCTGGGCCGACCGTGTCGCCGAGGTGCTCGCGGCGCAGGTCGACGACTTCGCCTACGCGAACCTCGCGGTCCGCGGCAAGCTCATCTCCCAGATCGTGCACGACCAGATCGAGCCGGCCGTCGCGCTGCACCCCGATCTGGTGTCGATCTGCGCCGGCGGCAACGACGTCATCCGCCCCGGAACCGATCCCGATGCGATCGCGGCACAGCTGGAGGATGCCGTCACCCGGCTCGCCTCCACCGGCGCGGCCGTGCTCCTCTTCACGGGCGTCGACACCGCATTCACGCCGGTGTTCCGCGGGTTCCGAGGCAAGGTCGCGATCTACAACGAGAACGTCCGCGCGATCGCCGAGCGGCACGACTGCATCGTGGCCGATCAGTGGGCTCTGAAGGTCGTGCAGGACATGCGGTTCTTCGACGACGACCGCCTGCACTACAACTCCCTCGGTCACCACGAGGTCGCGCGCATGGTGCTGCGCGCGCTGAACGTGCCGAACGATCTCGAGTCGCTGCAGCCGGAACCGCTGCCGATCCGCACGTGGCGCGAGGCCCGGGGCGAAGACCTCGGCTGGGCGCGCGAACACCTGGTGCCCTGGGTCCTGCGCCGGTTGCGCCACCAGTCCTCCGGAGACCACATCGCGGCGAAGCGCCCGGAGCCGTCGCCGATCATCTTCCCCGATAGCCACTGA
- a CDS encoding carbohydrate-binding domain-containing protein: MNTKNRILLAAAPFAVAGVVLAGCTATTATSAESRTTEAAATVQDVDATLTAEQVLADDEDATTVDAAEAEGSSATVTLDGDTATIDGDGVTVEGSTVTITAGGTYTLTGSLDGAVVVDAPEDAVVAITLDDASITNTAGSALSILSADDVAIVLADGSANSVSDASSYADDAEANAALYSDADLTISGGGSLTVQGNGNDGITSKDDLKVLSGTLTVTAADDGLRGRDSLTIEGGDITVTAGGDGLTSDQTDDATRGYLWVSGGEISVTSAGDGLSAATDLVVTGGDISVASGGGSADSPSEDVSSKALKGGVYVVVEGGTVHADAADDAVHSNGAVHINAGTLTLATGDDGIHADTALFIDGGETEITRSYEGLESAQITIDAGTVFVTASDDGLNASSGSGESMQDSGEMITINGGDVTVDAEGDGFDSNGSATMTGGTLTVWGPTGNGNGAIDVNGSFDVSGGTLLAAGSAGMAMAPTTDSAQGWVFASVSGAVGSTVQIVSDGTVVAEYTASKAFATVVYSGAGIVSGDSYDVVVDGSTTTVTAGEGGTSGMGGQPGGGQGGGMPGGDAPTRGAQGDGDAS, encoded by the coding sequence ATGAACACGAAGAACCGAATCCTGCTCGCCGCCGCTCCCTTCGCCGTCGCCGGCGTCGTGCTCGCAGGCTGCACCGCGACGACCGCGACCTCGGCCGAGTCGAGGACCACCGAGGCCGCGGCGACCGTTCAGGACGTGGATGCGACGCTGACCGCCGAACAGGTGCTCGCCGACGACGAGGATGCGACGACGGTCGACGCCGCAGAGGCGGAGGGATCGTCGGCGACCGTCACGCTGGACGGGGACACCGCGACGATCGACGGCGACGGCGTGACCGTCGAGGGGTCGACCGTCACGATCACCGCCGGGGGCACGTACACGCTCACCGGCTCACTCGACGGGGCGGTCGTGGTCGATGCCCCGGAGGACGCGGTCGTGGCGATCACCCTCGACGACGCGTCGATCACGAACACCGCCGGATCCGCTCTCTCGATCCTCAGCGCCGACGACGTCGCGATCGTGCTGGCGGACGGCAGCGCCAACAGCGTGTCGGACGCCTCGTCGTACGCCGACGATGCCGAGGCGAACGCCGCTCTCTACAGCGATGCCGATCTGACGATCAGCGGCGGCGGATCGCTCACGGTCCAGGGGAACGGCAACGACGGCATCACCAGCAAGGACGACCTCAAGGTACTCAGCGGCACTCTCACCGTCACCGCCGCCGACGACGGCTTGCGCGGCAGGGACTCGCTGACGATCGAGGGCGGCGACATCACCGTGACGGCCGGCGGTGACGGACTCACGAGCGATCAGACCGACGACGCGACGCGCGGCTACCTCTGGGTGTCCGGAGGCGAGATCTCGGTGACGAGCGCCGGCGACGGGCTTTCGGCGGCCACCGACCTCGTGGTCACCGGTGGAGACATCTCCGTCGCGAGCGGCGGCGGTTCCGCCGACTCCCCGAGCGAAGACGTCTCCTCGAAGGCGCTCAAGGGCGGCGTCTACGTCGTGGTCGAAGGAGGGACGGTCCACGCGGATGCCGCGGACGATGCCGTGCACTCGAACGGCGCGGTGCACATCAATGCGGGAACGCTGACTCTCGCCACGGGCGATGACGGCATCCACGCCGACACCGCTCTGTTCATCGACGGAGGCGAGACCGAGATCACCCGCTCGTACGAGGGACTGGAGAGCGCGCAGATCACGATCGACGCGGGCACCGTGTTCGTCACCGCCTCGGACGACGGGCTCAACGCCTCATCGGGGAGCGGTGAGAGCATGCAGGACAGCGGCGAGATGATCACCATCAACGGTGGCGACGTCACGGTCGATGCCGAGGGCGACGGGTTCGACTCGAACGGCTCGGCGACCATGACCGGGGGCACTCTCACGGTGTGGGGCCCGACCGGGAACGGGAATGGAGCGATCGATGTGAACGGCTCGTTCGACGTCTCCGGGGGCACGCTTCTCGCTGCCGGCAGCGCGGGCATGGCGATGGCACCGACGACCGACTCCGCTCAGGGATGGGTGTTCGCCTCGGTATCGGGTGCGGTGGGATCCACCGTGCAGATCGTGTCGGACGGCACGGTGGTCGCCGAGTACACCGCCTCGAAGGCCTTCGCCACGGTCGTGTACTCGGGTGCCGGGATCGTGAGCGGCGACAGCTACGACGTGGTCGTCGATGGATCCACGACCACCGTGACGGCCGGAGAGGGCGGCACGAGTGGGATGGGCGGCCAGCCCGGAGGCGGTCAGGGCGGTGGGATGCCCGGCGGCGACGCTCCGACCCGTGGCGCCCAGGGCGACGGCGACGCGTCCTAG